In Marinobacter antarcticus, one genomic interval encodes:
- a CDS encoding NAD(P)/FAD-dependent oxidoreductase: MFNETFHTNDIRRIAIVGSGLAGLTAAIKLKQQGHNVTVFEKSRGPGGRLAAKRVADGSVDMGAQYFTSRNPEFLPFLTEFAGDSSFAVWNGRFGFQDKEGQWQAFPDEPRYVGTPRMTAISRGLSAHATVVAETRIESLARTDKGWALSDSNAKLTGEFDQVIITAPPAQTRDLLAQSNLPELTAQLDDAVRRVLPCWAVAAHFEENPWPRHEGMRCDHPVLFWVANNSSKPGRTSQDQDDKGVWWVLHANPEWTERNVDASPKQVATELIAALREVTGTEVAVTDALTHRWLYARSEGGGHPGHLWFQEQGIGLAGDWLSGGRVEGAFNSACSLVSACTASAVS; this comes from the coding sequence ATGTTTAATGAGACATTTCATACTAATGATATACGCCGCATAGCGATTGTTGGTTCAGGCCTCGCAGGCCTGACTGCAGCCATTAAACTGAAACAGCAAGGTCACAATGTGACAGTGTTTGAAAAAAGTCGAGGCCCGGGCGGCAGGCTGGCGGCGAAACGGGTCGCCGATGGCTCGGTGGACATGGGTGCGCAGTATTTCACCTCCCGCAATCCTGAGTTCCTGCCGTTTCTCACCGAGTTTGCCGGCGACAGCAGCTTTGCTGTCTGGAATGGCCGGTTCGGCTTCCAGGATAAAGAGGGCCAGTGGCAGGCATTCCCGGATGAGCCCCGGTATGTCGGTACGCCCAGAATGACCGCAATTTCCCGCGGGCTTTCTGCTCACGCAACCGTGGTTGCGGAAACTCGCATTGAAAGCCTGGCCCGAACTGACAAAGGCTGGGCGCTGTCTGATTCAAACGCGAAGCTGACGGGCGAATTTGATCAGGTCATCATTACTGCGCCACCCGCCCAAACCAGGGACTTACTTGCTCAGAGTAACCTGCCGGAACTGACAGCACAGCTTGATGATGCGGTACGTCGGGTATTGCCATGCTGGGCCGTGGCCGCCCATTTTGAAGAAAACCCCTGGCCCCGCCACGAGGGAATGCGCTGCGACCACCCGGTGCTCTTCTGGGTAGCGAACAACTCCAGCAAACCGGGACGGACAAGCCAGGATCAGGACGACAAGGGCGTATGGTGGGTTCTTCATGCAAACCCTGAATGGACTGAACGGAATGTCGACGCCTCGCCAAAACAGGTGGCAACAGAGCTGATCGCAGCATTGAGGGAAGTGACAGGAACAGAAGTAGCCGTTACCGATGCCCTGACGCACCGGTGGCTATATGCCCGCTCTGAGGGCGGTGGGCACCCCGGCCACCTGTGGTTTCAAGAGCAGGGCATTGGTCTTGCGGGCGACTGGCTCAGCGGGGGTCGGGTTGAAGGCGCTTTTAACAGCGCCTGCAGCCTGGTGTCTGCCTGCACGGCAAGTGCTGTTAGCTGA